One segment of Saccharospirillaceae bacterium DNA contains the following:
- a CDS encoding SCP2 sterol-binding domain-containing protein: MFESLLTSLSNNMMLSQAVLLPAELSVNQLLQHDGAALKTIAADSGCLVCIEVNDFTPLYVRLLDSGVSFSFDNAATADVIMRGSLTDFIALAKADNKANQLINSGIDMDGDTELSIRLTKVVQNLDIDWEALIQPLTGSMMAHHIGQHVRNLMKWHKSTGDSYQMAAKDYLEDEAQLVTPEPLLAEFADQVDELRLASDRLQARLDVLVAKRAIKSQQTRQQDGQCDSPADPS; this comes from the coding sequence ATGTTTGAATCGCTGTTAACCAGCCTGAGCAACAATATGATGCTGTCTCAGGCCGTATTGTTACCCGCGGAATTATCGGTTAATCAACTGCTACAGCATGACGGTGCAGCGCTGAAAACCATCGCCGCGGACTCAGGTTGTTTGGTCTGCATTGAGGTTAATGACTTCACTCCGCTTTATGTACGGCTATTGGATAGTGGTGTGAGTTTCAGCTTCGATAATGCCGCGACGGCTGATGTCATTATGCGAGGCTCACTGACCGATTTTATTGCCCTGGCGAAAGCCGATAACAAAGCCAATCAGCTGATTAACAGCGGCATTGATATGGACGGCGATACTGAGCTGTCGATTCGCCTGACCAAAGTCGTGCAAAATCTCGATATCGACTGGGAAGCACTGATTCAGCCGCTGACCGGCAGCATGATGGCGCATCATATTGGCCAGCATGTACGCAACCTGATGAAGTGGCATAAGTCCACTGGTGACAGCTATCAGATGGCCGCCAAAGATTATCTCGAAGACGAGGCACAGCTGGTCACGCCAGAGCCCTTGCTGGCAGAGTTTGCCGATCAGGTTGACGAATTACGCCTTGCCAGCGACCGATTGCAGGCACGCCTGGATGTGTTAGTCGCCAAACGCGCTATAAAGTCACAACAAACCCGTCAGCAGGATGGTCAGTGCGATTCACCTGCAGACCCGTCTTAA
- a CDS encoding NUDIX domain-containing protein has translation MKPKQTSVLTEPQYSQEQVEIVSKKRSFNGFFAIDTLVLRHKRFDGSWTNNFTRELFERGESVGVLLYDPDKDCVVLAEQFRIGALADERTPWVLELVAGMVEPGESYEDVAVRETEEEAGCQFYKLMPICNYWVSPGGTSEWVQLYCGFINSEGVGGIHGLGQENEDIRLHTLDFDQAYQAVITGEINNAATIMALQWLKIHKAEILATKEV, from the coding sequence ATGAAACCAAAGCAAACTTCAGTACTGACTGAGCCTCAGTATAGTCAGGAGCAAGTCGAGATCGTAAGTAAGAAACGGTCATTTAATGGTTTTTTTGCAATTGATACTCTTGTGCTACGCCATAAGCGCTTTGATGGAAGCTGGACGAACAATTTCACCCGTGAATTATTTGAACGCGGCGAATCCGTTGGTGTACTGCTATACGACCCGGATAAAGATTGTGTTGTGTTGGCAGAGCAGTTTCGCATTGGTGCCTTGGCAGATGAGCGTACTCCATGGGTGCTGGAGTTGGTCGCTGGTATGGTTGAGCCGGGCGAATCTTATGAAGACGTTGCCGTTCGTGAAACGGAAGAAGAAGCCGGCTGCCAGTTTTACAAACTAATGCCGATTTGTAATTACTGGGTGTCTCCAGGTGGCACCAGTGAGTGGGTTCAGCTGTATTGCGGTTTCATCAACAGTGAGGGCGTTGGTGGAATCCACGGGTTGGGGCAGGAGAATGAAGATATCCGTTTGCATACGCTCGATTTTGATCAGGCTTATCAGGCGGTTATCACGGGTGAAATTAATAATGCTGCGACCATTATGGCGTTGCAGTGGCTGAAAATTCATAAAGCCGAGATCTTAGCGACTAAAGAGGTATAG
- the tatA gene encoding Sec-independent protein translocase subunit TatA, producing the protein MLSGISIWQLLIVLAIVIMIFGTKKLRSLGGDLGGAVKGFKKAMNDEPAEKKDEEAKNLTHEKGEALEKDADFTEKAAEKTAEKNDKQDKA; encoded by the coding sequence ATGCTAAGTGGTATCAGCATCTGGCAACTGTTAATCGTTCTGGCCATCGTCATCATGATTTTCGGTACGAAAAAACTGCGTTCACTGGGTGGTGACTTAGGTGGTGCGGTCAAAGGCTTTAAGAAAGCCATGAATGATGAACCCGCCGAGAAAAAAGACGAAGAAGCAAAAAACCTGACCCACGAGAAAGGTGAAGCGCTGGAAAAAGACGCGGATTTTACGGAAAAAGCCGCTGAGAAGACTGCCGAAAAGAACGATAAGCAAGATAAAGCCTGA
- a CDS encoding TolC family outer membrane protein: MKKLLTLSVAILASSLTNAADLSTIYQQAASNDAEIAAARATREASGYGVGAARGALLPNANLSYSINNIDVENSEITSPGASKDKDYTQETFEVSASQTLFNLNSWYTYQAASAGDDAAARQLQLAEQQLLTRTAKAYFDVLRAQDNLSAAQAEEKAVKRSLEQTKQRFDVGLIAITDVHEAQAGYDLSYVNLLGQEASLDISYEALEQLTGQRFDNVSPLRAEVAMEMPEPVTVDAWVESGLAKYAGLRLAEANKNSVRLQRNATRSNHLPKVDLVARYTEGSQPFFNNDSVYNQTTKVIGVQVSVPLLAGGSLYSQSKQAAKQYAAAEYNLESERRSTKQNIRSLFRKVKTDVLNIKARKQAIVSAESALEATQTGYKVGTRNIVEVLNAQRNLFQAQRDYANARYDYIANLLNLKFYAGTLNENDITVLNGWLANN; this comes from the coding sequence ATGAAGAAACTACTGACTCTGAGCGTTGCAATCCTGGCTTCCAGCCTGACCAATGCAGCCGACCTTAGCACCATCTATCAACAAGCAGCCAGCAACGACGCTGAGATTGCTGCGGCTCGCGCCACTCGGGAAGCCAGTGGTTACGGTGTCGGCGCAGCTCGGGGGGCCTTATTGCCGAATGCCAATCTGAGTTACTCAATCAATAACATTGATGTTGAAAACAGTGAGATAACCTCTCCGGGTGCTTCGAAAGATAAAGATTACACACAAGAAACTTTTGAAGTATCAGCCTCCCAGACTCTGTTCAACCTGAACTCTTGGTATACCTATCAGGCCGCTAGCGCTGGCGACGATGCCGCAGCTCGACAATTACAATTGGCCGAACAACAATTACTGACCCGTACAGCAAAAGCGTACTTTGATGTGTTACGTGCCCAAGACAACCTCTCTGCGGCACAAGCCGAAGAGAAAGCGGTTAAGCGCTCGCTGGAGCAAACCAAGCAACGCTTCGATGTTGGCTTGATTGCCATTACCGATGTACATGAAGCTCAGGCAGGGTATGACCTTTCCTACGTCAACCTGCTGGGGCAGGAAGCCAGTCTGGATATCAGCTACGAGGCGCTGGAGCAATTAACCGGTCAACGTTTCGATAACGTATCTCCACTGCGCGCCGAAGTTGCAATGGAAATGCCGGAACCTGTGACCGTTGATGCCTGGGTAGAATCCGGTCTCGCCAAGTATGCAGGCCTACGCTTGGCAGAAGCCAATAAAAACAGTGTGCGCCTGCAGCGTAATGCTACCCGCTCGAATCATCTTCCCAAAGTTGACTTAGTTGCTCGCTACACCGAAGGCAGCCAACCGTTTTTCAATAACGATTCAGTCTACAACCAAACCACCAAAGTAATCGGTGTACAGGTGTCTGTTCCTTTGCTCGCTGGCGGCTCTTTATACAGCCAGAGCAAGCAGGCCGCTAAACAATATGCAGCCGCAGAATACAATCTGGAAAGCGAGCGTCGCAGTACGAAACAGAATATTCGTAGCTTGTTCCGTAAAGTTAAAACCGATGTGTTAAATATCAAAGCGCGCAAACAAGCGATTGTGTCTGCAGAGAGCGCACTGGAAGCAACTCAAACCGGTTATAAAGTGGGTACCCGTAACATCGTAGAAGTGTTAAATGCCCAGCGTAATCTTTTCCAGGCGCAACGTGATTACGCGAATGCCCGTTACGATTACATCGCTAACCTGTTAAACCTGAAGTTCTATGCCGGCACTCTGAATGAGAACGACATTACAGTGCTGAATGGCTGGTTGGCTAATAACTGA
- a CDS encoding patatin-like phospholipase family protein: MTKLILSLDGGGVRGAATTEFLTRVEKELKREGRNLRDEVDFFAGTSAGGTIALALATTDKSMEEIDELHGGHTAQTLFSKSSRWPFVPGILRPKYTRAGKLDVLNQILGDAYLGDVRSDKAALVVTYGIHNRKPLVIKSTNAAHRSMSCRQVVDATSAAPTYFPTAELNINNQQAWLIDGGVIANNPTMCAIAEAKRWFQTAVDDLRVLSIGTGYLTEPLNGKVSQKWGAIQWALKGQIIDILSDQRIAAYQALTLCKPGNYIRVNSELVKQPGLANPPVQAMDCVTSENIQRIRDLGKFWFDQYGEQTVQLILNQYQGPSLDYIDPVSGKPIHV, translated from the coding sequence ATGACTAAACTGATTTTATCCCTCGACGGTGGTGGCGTTCGTGGGGCCGCCACCACTGAGTTCTTAACCCGTGTGGAGAAAGAACTAAAACGTGAGGGAAGAAACCTGCGCGATGAAGTCGATTTTTTTGCTGGTACCAGCGCTGGTGGCACCATCGCTTTGGCATTGGCAACGACCGACAAAAGCATGGAAGAAATTGATGAGTTGCATGGTGGTCATACGGCGCAGACGTTATTCTCAAAAAGCAGTCGCTGGCCTTTTGTTCCCGGTATTCTACGACCCAAATATACCCGCGCCGGTAAACTCGATGTATTAAATCAGATATTGGGTGATGCCTATTTAGGCGATGTTAGGTCAGATAAAGCGGCTCTGGTGGTGACTTACGGCATACATAACCGTAAACCGCTTGTCATTAAATCGACCAATGCAGCACATCGTTCGATGTCATGCCGACAGGTTGTTGATGCGACGTCAGCAGCGCCGACGTATTTCCCAACCGCCGAGCTGAATATTAATAATCAGCAGGCCTGGCTCATTGATGGTGGTGTGATTGCTAATAACCCGACCATGTGTGCCATTGCCGAAGCCAAAAGATGGTTTCAGACCGCCGTTGATGACTTACGGGTGTTGTCGATTGGTACCGGTTATTTAACCGAGCCATTAAACGGTAAAGTGTCTCAGAAGTGGGGTGCTATTCAGTGGGCATTAAAGGGACAGATTATCGATATATTATCTGACCAGCGTATTGCTGCTTATCAGGCGTTAACTTTGTGCAAGCCGGGTAATTATATCCGGGTGAACAGTGAGCTGGTGAAGCAACCGGGTTTAGCTAATCCACCGGTTCAGGCGATGGATTGTGTCACTTCAGAGAATATTCAGCGTATTCGTGACCTCGGTAAGTTCTGGTTTGACCAGTATGGTGAGCAAACCGTGCAACTGATTCTGAATCAGTATCAGGGGCCATCGCTGGATTATATTGATCCTGTAAGCGGTAAACCGATCCATGTCTGA
- the tatB gene encoding Sec-independent protein translocase protein TatB: MFDIGFLELMVVAILGLLVLGPERLPKAARSLGLMIGKVRRTMSNIQDDLERHARTEELREKLKDPYATFMDDDQTEKMAASATESKNEDASDQPAANESKPS; this comes from the coding sequence ATGTTCGACATTGGTTTTCTTGAGCTGATGGTGGTTGCCATCCTGGGCCTTCTGGTACTGGGACCGGAGCGACTGCCTAAAGCGGCACGCAGCCTCGGGCTGATGATTGGTAAAGTGCGTCGTACCATGAGCAACATCCAGGACGATCTGGAGCGCCACGCTCGTACCGAAGAGTTGCGGGAAAAACTGAAAGACCCGTATGCAACCTTTATGGACGACGATCAAACAGAAAAAATGGCTGCCAGTGCGACTGAGAGCAAAAACGAAGACGCCAGCGACCAGCCAGCTGCTAACGAATCCAAACCTTCATGA
- a CDS encoding phosphoribosyl-ATP diphosphatase, with product MSDILSALGDILEERKGASKDSSYVASLYHKGLNKILEKVGEEATETILAAKDAEISGDNKDVIYETADLWFHSLVALAKLDERPEVVLEELARRFDISGLEEKASRTAKD from the coding sequence ATGAGCGATATTCTCTCTGCTTTGGGCGATATTCTGGAAGAGCGCAAAGGCGCCTCCAAAGATTCCTCTTATGTAGCCAGCCTTTATCACAAAGGCTTGAACAAGATACTGGAAAAAGTCGGCGAAGAAGCCACTGAAACCATTCTGGCCGCTAAAGACGCAGAAATCAGCGGCGATAACAAAGATGTGATCTACGAAACCGCCGATTTGTGGTTTCATAGTCTGGTAGCACTGGCGAAGCTGGATGAGCGCCCGGAAGTGGTGCTCGAAGAACTGGCGCGTCGTTTTGATATTTCCGGGCTGGAAGAAAAAGCGTCCCGTACAGCAAAAGATTAA
- a CDS encoding histidine triad nucleotide-binding protein yields the protein MSSLTDCLFCSIVAEEIPAKIVYQDERLMAFHDIAPKAETHLLVIPKRHIENLNDLSHRDAELMSHLMLKIPEIAAQQGLTGFRTVTNTGIEGGQEVFHMHFHILGGKRLPGF from the coding sequence ATGAGCTCACTCACCGATTGTTTGTTCTGTAGCATTGTTGCCGAAGAGATTCCGGCCAAGATTGTATATCAGGATGAACGATTGATGGCGTTTCACGATATTGCCCCAAAGGCAGAAACCCATTTATTGGTGATTCCGAAGCGCCATATTGAGAATCTGAACGACCTCAGCCACAGAGATGCGGAACTGATGTCACACCTGATGCTGAAAATACCTGAAATTGCAGCGCAGCAGGGGTTAACGGGTTTCCGTACTGTCACCAACACAGGTATTGAAGGTGGCCAGGAAGTCTTTCATATGCATTTTCATATTCTCGGCGGTAAACGCCTGCCGGGATTTTAA
- a CDS encoding DUF1249 domain-containing protein, protein MLRKKRYVPDLQELSTLAEKNYMRFFKLFPEMEAGSERAFVISNVGDHQARIIMRVEEVHPYTTMLQIIQQGLSPEWIQPPRMQVRLYHDANMAEVLSYQNEKRFEGRYQYPNPTMRMPDEKLQLNRFLADWLDHCLQYGHIDTPFAFTPDLS, encoded by the coding sequence TTGTTGCGCAAAAAACGTTATGTGCCCGATTTGCAGGAGTTATCGACCCTTGCGGAGAAAAACTACATGCGCTTTTTTAAACTGTTTCCTGAAATGGAAGCGGGCAGCGAGCGTGCGTTCGTCATCAGTAATGTCGGTGATCATCAGGCGCGCATCATCATGCGGGTTGAAGAGGTTCACCCATACACCACGATGCTACAGATTATCCAGCAGGGATTGAGCCCAGAGTGGATTCAGCCGCCAAGAATGCAGGTGCGTCTCTACCATGATGCAAATATGGCAGAGGTGCTAAGCTATCAGAATGAAAAGCGGTTTGAAGGGCGCTATCAGTATCCTAACCCAACCATGCGGATGCCAGACGAGAAATTACAATTGAATCGCTTCCTGGCCGACTGGCTGGATCATTGCTTACAATACGGTCATATCGATACGCCGTTTGCATTCACCCCGGACCTGTCGTAA
- the ubiE gene encoding bifunctional demethylmenaquinone methyltransferase/2-methoxy-6-polyprenyl-1,4-benzoquinol methylase UbiE, whose protein sequence is MSDNKTHFGYQTVDTEKKQAMVADVFHSVAAKYDVMNDLMSFGIHRLWKRITIDMSGVRPGDKVLDLAGGTGDLTKKFSKIVGPDGGVVLADINSSMLNVGRDRLTDQGYVGNIEYVQANAECLPFEDNTFDVITIAFGLRNVTDKDKALRSMTRVLKPGGRLLVLEFSKPTNPLMSKAYDLYSFTALPFMGKVVTNDSESYKYLAESIRMHPDQETLKSMMAEAGLVRCSYHNMTSGVVALHRGIKP, encoded by the coding sequence ATGTCAGACAACAAGACTCACTTTGGTTATCAAACTGTTGATACTGAGAAGAAACAGGCCATGGTGGCCGACGTGTTTCACTCAGTAGCTGCGAAATACGATGTAATGAACGACCTGATGTCGTTTGGTATTCATCGTCTGTGGAAGCGCATCACCATTGATATGAGTGGTGTCCGCCCAGGCGACAAAGTACTGGATCTGGCAGGTGGTACCGGTGATCTGACGAAAAAGTTCTCTAAGATCGTTGGACCAGACGGCGGTGTGGTATTAGCCGATATTAACTCGTCGATGCTGAACGTGGGTCGCGACCGCCTGACCGACCAGGGTTATGTGGGCAATATTGAATACGTTCAGGCCAATGCGGAATGTCTGCCATTTGAAGACAATACCTTCGATGTCATTACCATTGCCTTTGGTCTGCGTAATGTCACTGATAAAGACAAAGCCCTGCGTTCCATGACGCGCGTGCTGAAGCCAGGCGGCCGTTTGTTGGTGCTGGAATTTTCCAAGCCGACCAATCCGCTGATGAGCAAAGCCTACGATTTGTACTCTTTCACTGCATTGCCATTCATGGGCAAAGTTGTTACCAACGATTCTGAAAGCTACAAGTACCTGGCCGAATCCATTCGCATGCATCCGGATCAGGAGACTCTGAAAAGCATGATGGCAGAAGCCGGCTTAGTGCGCTGTTCTTACCATAATATGACCAGTGGTGTGGTTGCTCTGCACCGTGGTATCAAACCGTAG
- the ubiB gene encoding ubiquinone biosynthesis regulatory protein kinase UbiB, translating to MANLWRLWKILFIFTKYRLDSLVPVEQLPLSLRIALWLAPWRLNPVPSKLSRGARLRLALESLGPIFVKFGQILSTRPDLIPDDIVSELRRLQDNVPPFDNNQAIAVIEDQLGKKIHDLFSEFSVEPLASASIAQVHVARLPQDSGHGDLEVVVKVVRPGIEHTIERDLQLLELMARMLVKYSVDARRLKPLEVVEDYRHTIYGELNLQIEASNATQLKRNFEDSDSLYMPEIFWEYTRSKVMVSERIYGIPVADIAALNAQNTDMKLLAERGVEIFFTQVFRDSFFHADMHPGNIFVSRENPSSPRYIAIDCGIVGTLTEEDQHYLAMNLLAFFNQDYHQVAQLHIDSGWVPPTTKVHEFAAAIRSVCEPIFDKPLAEISFGQVLIQLFSTARRFNMEVQPQLVLLQKTLLNIEGLGRQLYPQLDLWTTAKPYLERWMRDRFGPKAAFKELKRQLPGWIEKAPQIPGLVHGALSRLNHMDENQQALQSELTQLRLELEKQSQKKRHHILGGLTTGLGLFLWWQTYVLGLPEIAGLSVAGAGLLWLLIKS from the coding sequence ATGGCCAACCTATGGCGACTGTGGAAAATTCTTTTTATTTTCACTAAATACCGCCTCGACAGTCTGGTACCGGTTGAGCAACTGCCATTATCACTGCGGATTGCACTATGGCTGGCGCCCTGGCGCTTAAATCCGGTACCAAGCAAACTGAGCCGCGGTGCACGATTGCGTTTAGCGCTGGAATCTCTGGGTCCGATTTTCGTTAAGTTTGGTCAGATCCTGTCGACCCGCCCGGACTTAATTCCGGACGATATTGTGTCCGAGTTGCGTCGCTTACAGGATAATGTACCGCCGTTTGATAACAACCAGGCCATCGCCGTGATTGAAGATCAACTGGGTAAAAAAATACACGATCTGTTTTCAGAATTCTCCGTCGAACCCCTCGCGTCTGCGTCTATTGCTCAGGTACATGTCGCTCGTTTGCCACAAGACAGCGGCCATGGCGACCTCGAAGTTGTGGTAAAGGTTGTACGTCCTGGTATCGAACACACCATCGAACGAGACCTGCAATTGCTCGAGCTGATGGCGCGTATGCTGGTGAAGTACTCTGTTGATGCGCGACGCCTGAAACCATTGGAAGTGGTCGAAGACTATCGCCACACCATTTATGGCGAATTAAACCTGCAAATCGAAGCATCCAATGCGACCCAGTTAAAACGTAATTTTGAAGATTCTGACTCTCTGTACATGCCAGAAATATTCTGGGAATACACCCGCAGTAAAGTCATGGTGAGCGAGCGTATCTATGGCATTCCCGTTGCCGATATCGCGGCGCTGAATGCTCAGAATACGGATATGAAATTATTGGCAGAGCGTGGTGTTGAAATCTTTTTCACCCAGGTATTCCGGGACAGTTTCTTCCACGCCGATATGCACCCGGGTAATATTTTCGTTTCTCGTGAAAACCCGTCGTCACCCAGATACATCGCCATTGATTGTGGTATCGTTGGTACTCTCACCGAAGAGGATCAGCATTATCTGGCGATGAACCTGCTGGCATTTTTTAATCAGGATTATCATCAGGTTGCGCAGCTGCATATTGATTCTGGCTGGGTTCCACCCACCACCAAAGTCCATGAATTCGCCGCTGCGATCCGCAGCGTATGTGAGCCAATATTTGATAAACCTCTGGCCGAGATCTCTTTTGGTCAGGTGTTAATCCAGCTATTCAGCACCGCCCGTCGCTTTAATATGGAAGTGCAGCCACAGTTGGTGCTGCTGCAAAAAACCCTGCTGAATATTGAAGGTCTCGGTCGTCAGCTTTATCCACAGCTGGATTTATGGACGACTGCAAAACCGTATCTGGAACGCTGGATGCGCGATCGCTTTGGACCGAAAGCCGCCTTTAAAGAACTGAAGCGTCAGCTCCCTGGCTGGATCGAAAAAGCACCTCAGATTCCCGGACTGGTACACGGCGCCCTGTCGCGCCTGAATCACATGGACGAAAACCAGCAGGCCTTGCAGTCAGAGCTCACTCAGCTGCGACTCGAACTGGAAAAACAAAGTCAGAAAAAACGTCATCATATTCTTGGTGGGCTGACCACCGGCCTGGGGTTGTTCCTGTGGTGGCAAACTTATGTCCTCGGGCTTCCTGAAATAGCAGGTCTGAGCGTGGCCGGTGCAGGCCTGTTGTGGCTGCTGATTAAATCCTGA
- a CDS encoding DUF1145 domain-containing protein has product MLMMNKIVTLVFWLLAVIAWVQGWQDWLGLLPTIALAVAGIHVLEVVYFWVALKDRSTNPASDALQIFIFGIFHMQRFIKQETT; this is encoded by the coding sequence ATGTTAATGATGAATAAAATTGTCACTTTGGTGTTCTGGCTACTGGCCGTTATTGCCTGGGTTCAGGGTTGGCAGGATTGGTTGGGCTTATTACCGACCATTGCATTAGCGGTAGCCGGGATTCATGTGTTGGAGGTGGTTTACTTCTGGGTTGCGCTCAAAGATCGGAGTACTAATCCGGCTTCAGATGCGTTGCAGATTTTTATTTTTGGCATCTTCCATATGCAACGCTTCATTAAACAAGAAACGACCTGA
- the hisI gene encoding phosphoribosyl-AMP cyclohydrolase, producing the protein MSNWLDAVKWDSDGLVPAIAQDHKSGRILMMAWMNREALELSAQENRAIYYSRSRQKLWRKGEESGHVQQLHELRLDCDADVIVMQVEQVGGIACHTGRESCFYQVYENGQWIATEPVLKDPKDIY; encoded by the coding sequence ATGAGCAACTGGTTAGATGCTGTGAAATGGGATAGCGATGGTTTAGTGCCAGCAATCGCCCAGGATCATAAAAGTGGTCGCATTCTGATGATGGCCTGGATGAACCGCGAGGCGCTGGAGCTGAGCGCACAGGAAAACCGCGCGATTTACTATTCCCGCTCGCGCCAGAAGCTATGGCGTAAAGGCGAGGAGTCCGGCCATGTCCAACAACTGCATGAACTGCGCCTCGATTGTGATGCTGATGTCATTGTGATGCAGGTTGAACAGGTTGGTGGCATTGCCTGCCATACTGGCAGAGAAAGCTGTTTTTATCAGGTGTATGAAAACGGCCAGTGGATTGCCACCGAACCGGTGTTAAAAGACCCGAAAGATATTTATTAA
- the tatC gene encoding twin-arginine translocase subunit TatC produces MSDQEQPLVTHLVELRNRLLKSVLVVLTLFLGMFYFANDLYLILVEPLSTLLPDTGNMIATGVASPFLVPFKMTLVLAVLLSIPFILFQIWSFIAPGLYQHEKRFGIPLLISSVILFYAGIAFAYYVVLPLVFGFFTAAGPEGISFLPDITNILNFILKIFFAFGIAFEIPIATFLMVLTGMTTVKSLGEKRPYIFLGCFVVGMLVTPPDVISQTVLALPMYLLFEIGVLFSRTVKSRGDDEGEEENSIAP; encoded by the coding sequence ATGAGCGATCAGGAACAACCCCTCGTTACCCATTTGGTGGAATTGCGTAACCGCCTGCTGAAATCTGTTTTAGTGGTGCTGACGCTATTTCTGGGTATGTTTTATTTTGCCAACGATCTGTATCTGATCCTGGTTGAACCACTATCGACACTGCTGCCTGACACGGGCAACATGATTGCAACCGGTGTTGCATCCCCCTTTTTAGTCCCCTTTAAAATGACGCTGGTACTGGCCGTTTTATTATCAATACCGTTTATTCTGTTTCAGATCTGGTCGTTTATCGCCCCGGGTCTGTATCAACATGAAAAGCGATTTGGAATTCCTTTACTGATTTCTTCAGTGATTTTGTTTTATGCCGGTATCGCTTTCGCTTATTACGTGGTGCTGCCACTGGTGTTTGGTTTCTTTACCGCCGCCGGACCGGAAGGTATTTCATTTCTGCCGGATATCACCAATATCCTCAACTTTATTCTCAAGATATTTTTTGCCTTTGGTATCGCTTTTGAAATTCCGATTGCGACCTTCCTGATGGTATTAACCGGTATGACGACGGTAAAGTCTCTGGGCGAAAAGCGTCCGTATATCTTCCTCGGCTGTTTTGTTGTCGGCATGCTGGTAACACCGCCGGATGTAATCTCCCAAACGGTACTGGCGCTGCCGATGTACTTATTATTTGAAATTGGCGTATTGTTCTCGCGTACTGTAAAGAGTCGGGGCGACGATGAAGGAGAAGAAGAGAACTCCATCGCACCGTAA